From one Thalassospira lucentensis genomic stretch:
- the slyA gene encoding transcriptional regulator SlyA: MTNPPDSNASREQFGIWLGMLARQWRAEVDRRLSPFILTEARWIILFRLSTADHDLTQKELARVAGVQGPTLVRTLDWLEEKGLIERREVPDDRRAKTVHLTAKAEPALRQIQAVIQGVRAQIFSDVSDEELEQCLAVFKKIGRQFDAFAGSAQDRDMIMVGRGKK, encoded by the coding sequence ATGACAAATCCCCCTGACAGCAATGCATCACGTGAACAGTTCGGTATCTGGCTGGGTATGCTTGCCCGGCAATGGCGCGCCGAAGTTGATCGGCGTCTATCACCCTTTATTTTGACCGAGGCACGCTGGATCATCCTGTTTCGCCTCAGCACGGCGGATCATGACCTGACCCAAAAGGAACTGGCGCGTGTGGCCGGAGTGCAGGGGCCGACATTGGTGCGAACACTGGATTGGCTGGAAGAGAAGGGACTTATCGAACGGCGCGAAGTCCCTGATGACAGGCGGGCAAAAACCGTTCATCTGACCGCAAAGGCCGAACCGGCATTGCGTCAGATCCAGGCGGTGATACAGGGTGTGCGCGCCCAGATTTTCTCTGATGTTTCCGACGAAGAACTTGAACAATGCCTTGCCGTGTTCAAAAAGATCGGCCGGCAGTTCGATGCCTTTGCCGGAAGCGCACAGGATAGGGACATGATCATGGTCGGGCGGGGGAAGAAATAG
- a CDS encoding DUF411 domain-containing protein, with protein sequence MRPIALSTVLAGVALIGLTAFVGTSRPTLELSYTADCQNSAKWQRFLETEGFDVRAAQVSNLSLSEQQAMMITPASMRDCKIGRVAGYSVIGEVPSGDIVTLLRRKPADVIALARDDQTDETVAIHYDGSVERSRSSQ encoded by the coding sequence ATGCGACCCATTGCACTTTCGACCGTTCTGGCCGGTGTTGCCCTGATCGGACTTACGGCATTTGTCGGCACGTCACGTCCGACACTTGAACTTTCCTATACCGCCGATTGCCAAAACAGCGCCAAATGGCAACGCTTCCTTGAGACCGAAGGTTTCGATGTTCGTGCCGCACAGGTCAGTAACCTGTCGCTTTCGGAACAGCAGGCGATGATGATTACCCCGGCATCAATGCGCGATTGCAAGATCGGGCGGGTTGCGGGTTACAGCGTGATCGGCGAAGTTCCGTCGGGCGATATCGTAACGCTTTTGCGGCGCAAACCGGCCGATGTCATCGCTCTTGCCCGTGACGATCAAACCGACGAAACAGTCGCGATCCATTATGACGGCTCCGTCGAACGCAGCAGGTCATCGCAATGA
- a CDS encoding DnaJ C-terminal domain-containing protein: MQDPYKTLGVAKNATQDEIKKAYRKLARELHPDVNPGDTKIEERFKKVSAAYHLLGDAERRKKYDAGEIDADGRETGPFGRGGGARYSGQAGGDPFGFSGANAEDIFDEIFGKAGRGGSGFGGFGGRRQAEKVKGPNISYELSLDLAEAIIGTTKRINLASGKSLEVRIPAGSEDGQTLRLKGQGMAGMNGGEAGDALIKLHVHPDKTFRREGNDLHCDLAISLAEAVLGGSIEVPTINGKVSMKLPANANSGTKLRLRGKGAAYARGDKRGDQYVHLTVKLPENRDDELIDFVREWSEKHPYKAR; the protein is encoded by the coding sequence ATGCAGGATCCCTACAAGACTTTGGGCGTTGCCAAAAACGCCACCCAGGACGAAATCAAGAAAGCCTATCGCAAACTTGCGCGCGAGCTTCATCCGGACGTCAATCCCGGCGACACCAAGATCGAAGAGCGGTTCAAAAAAGTTTCGGCCGCCTATCATCTTCTGGGGGATGCCGAACGTCGCAAGAAATATGATGCGGGCGAAATTGATGCTGATGGCCGTGAAACCGGGCCGTTTGGCCGTGGTGGTGGCGCGCGTTACAGCGGTCAGGCAGGTGGCGATCCGTTCGGATTTTCCGGTGCCAATGCCGAGGATATCTTTGACGAGATTTTCGGCAAAGCTGGCCGTGGTGGTAGCGGATTTGGTGGTTTTGGCGGTCGCAGACAGGCCGAAAAGGTCAAGGGACCCAATATTTCCTATGAACTGAGCCTTGATCTCGCCGAGGCGATTATCGGCACGACCAAGCGCATCAACCTTGCCAGTGGCAAAAGTCTTGAAGTCCGCATTCCCGCCGGAAGCGAAGATGGCCAGACCCTGCGCCTGAAAGGCCAGGGGATGGCGGGCATGAATGGCGGGGAAGCAGGCGATGCGCTGATCAAGCTGCATGTCCATCCCGATAAAACGTTCCGCCGCGAAGGCAATGACCTGCATTGCGATCTTGCAATCAGTCTAGCCGAGGCAGTTTTGGGTGGCTCTATCGAAGTCCCAACGATCAATGGCAAAGTCAGCATGAAACTGCCGGCCAATGCCAATAGCGGCACGAAACTGCGCCTTCGCGGCAAGGGTGCGGCCTATGCCCGGGGTGACAAACGCGGCGATCAATATGTCCATCTGACTGTCAAGCTGCCGGAAAATCGCGATGACGAACTGATCGATTTCGTCCGCGAATGGTCGGAAAAGCATCCCTATAAGGCGCGCTGA
- a CDS encoding RT0821/Lpp0805 family surface protein gives MKFRHIVIPVMMTAFIAGCAQDQGQKQTAGTLLGAVGGAVAGAQFGKGSGQLVGVALGTLAGAFIGSEVGRSLDNADRAIMAQNTQRTLESAPTGQTSTWNNPDTGARGTVTPVRTYQEPKTQEYCREYQQTVTIGGKQEEAYGTACRKPDGSWEVVN, from the coding sequence ATGAAATTCCGTCATATCGTTATCCCCGTCATGATGACCGCATTCATTGCCGGTTGTGCACAGGATCAGGGTCAGAAACAGACCGCAGGCACCCTTCTGGGCGCGGTTGGTGGTGCTGTTGCAGGTGCCCAGTTCGGTAAAGGATCGGGGCAGCTTGTAGGTGTCGCACTTGGTACGCTTGCCGGTGCCTTCATCGGTAGTGAAGTAGGCCGGTCGCTTGACAATGCGGACCGTGCCATCATGGCGCAGAATACCCAGCGGACACTTGAAAGTGCCCCCACGGGCCAGACTTCGACCTGGAACAATCCCGATACCGGTGCGCGGGGTACGGTAACCCCGGTTCGCACCTATCAGGAGCCCAAAACCCAGGAATATTGCCGTGAATACCAGCAAACCGTCACCATTGGCGGCAAGCAGGAAGAAGCTTATGGCACCGCATGCCGCAAGCCGGATGGCAGTTGGGAAGTTGTGAACTGA
- the pdxH gene encoding pyridoxamine 5'-phosphate oxidase: protein MDEKNTPKIGHEAHSVPFDLFDVWFNEAKNKEKPYPDAMTLATADANGRPSARIVLLKGFDERGFVFYTNYESRKGDQLAENSFAALCFHWKSLEKCVRIEGAVTRVDGAESDEYFASRPRGSQLGAWASIQSRPMSGRFDLEKRVAEFTARFGLGKVPRPDHWGGFRLIPDRIEFWSEGKFRLHDRQLYTRDADDKGWNLQKLFP, encoded by the coding sequence ATGGACGAAAAAAATACGCCAAAAATTGGGCATGAAGCCCATTCGGTTCCGTTCGATCTTTTTGACGTGTGGTTTAACGAGGCGAAAAACAAGGAGAAACCGTATCCCGATGCGATGACGCTGGCGACAGCTGATGCCAACGGGCGGCCTTCGGCACGTATCGTTCTGCTAAAGGGGTTCGACGAGCGCGGCTTTGTTTTTTATACCAATTATGAAAGCCGCAAGGGCGATCAGCTTGCCGAAAACAGCTTTGCCGCACTGTGCTTTCACTGGAAGTCGCTAGAGAAATGCGTGCGTATCGAAGGGGCAGTTACGCGCGTTGACGGTGCGGAATCAGATGAATATTTCGCATCGCGTCCGCGCGGTAGCCAGCTTGGTGCCTGGGCTTCAATCCAGTCCCGCCCAATGAGCGGCCGGTTCGATCTGGAAAAACGGGTTGCTGAATTTACCGCCAGGTTCGGACTGGGAAAAGTGCCACGCCCAGACCATTGGGGCGGTTTCCGCCTGATCCCTGATCGTATCGAGTTCTGGTCCGAGGGTAAGTTTCGCCTGCATGATCGCCAGCTTTACACCCGCGATGCCGACGACAAGGGGTGGAACCTGCAGAAGCTGTTCCCCTGA
- a CDS encoding ArsR/SmtB family transcription factor → MPYSNLHKNARDAAEFLKTLGNEWRLMVLCSLGTTEKSVSTLEGELGIKQSALSQHLARLRRDGLVKTRRESQTIYYSLANPDIMKIIGVLQEVFCPPEEA, encoded by the coding sequence ATGCCTTATAGCAATTTACACAAAAACGCTCGCGATGCCGCAGAGTTCCTGAAAACATTGGGAAATGAATGGCGCCTTATGGTTCTTTGTTCACTGGGAACAACCGAAAAATCGGTCAGCACACTGGAAGGTGAACTGGGCATCAAGCAATCGGCTCTATCACAGCACCTTGCCAGATTACGCCGTGACGGGCTGGTGAAAACGCGCAGGGAATCGCAAACGATTTACTATTCACTGGCCAATCCCGATATCATGAAGATCATCGGCGTATTGCAGGAAGTATTCTGCCCTCCCGAGGAAGCTTAA
- a CDS encoding universal stress protein gives MAVRTILAPVAGSNIDQRVLDLAFRTAKRFNAHLEALFVAAEPQDAIPIVGEGMSGLIIEEMMRAAESETQRRETRGRAAYDAARDAAAVAEAAVPMPDLQATCAWRRDNGREDETVARRGRLFDLVVIGRDPREAAASLTFDAALMETGRPLLVAPEKTPETVGEKVVIAWNGGVEAARAVTSAMPLLRTAKEVTIVSVGEVPHGRACAKALAEQFVWHGVEARVSELPEQSHVANALISEAEKVGADSIVLGAYSHSRFKEMILGGVTQDMLAKCTLPLWIMH, from the coding sequence ATGGCAGTAAGAACGATTCTGGCTCCGGTGGCAGGTTCGAATATAGATCAGCGGGTACTTGATCTGGCGTTTCGAACGGCCAAAAGATTTAATGCACATCTCGAAGCATTGTTTGTCGCGGCCGAACCCCAGGATGCGATCCCGATTGTGGGTGAAGGTATGTCGGGTCTGATCATCGAAGAAATGATGCGGGCAGCCGAAAGCGAAACCCAGCGACGTGAAACCCGCGGGCGTGCAGCCTATGACGCGGCACGCGATGCCGCCGCCGTCGCGGAGGCTGCGGTTCCGATGCCTGATCTTCAGGCGACCTGCGCATGGCGGCGTGATAACGGTCGCGAGGACGAAACGGTCGCACGACGCGGTCGTTTGTTTGATCTTGTCGTGATTGGCCGCGATCCGCGCGAAGCTGCCGCGTCGCTAACCTTTGATGCCGCCCTGATGGAAACCGGTCGCCCGTTACTGGTTGCACCGGAAAAAACACCGGAAACCGTTGGTGAAAAAGTCGTGATTGCCTGGAATGGCGGGGTCGAAGCCGCGCGCGCCGTGACATCGGCCATGCCGCTTCTGCGTACGGCCAAGGAAGTCACCATCGTTAGTGTCGGCGAAGTCCCTCATGGCCGGGCTTGTGCCAAGGCATTGGCCGAACAGTTTGTCTGGCATGGAGTCGAGGCAAGGGTGTCCGAATTACCCGAACAGTCGCATGTTGCTAATGCCTTGATATCGGAGGCGGAAAAGGTTGGTGCCGATAGCATCGTTCTGGGCGCGTACAGCCATTCACGTTTCAAGGAAATGATCCTTGGTGGGGTGACGCAGGACATGCTGGCAAAATGCACCTTGCCGCTTTGGATAATGCATTGA
- a CDS encoding SOS response-associated peptidase, protein MCSQYQLISDMNAFQAQLAIDLTDIIRKEASDFPNETVPEDQEELETETDETVFETLSGIRRPTDPVIVILPGQKPVLRRWGLSVATLNAPLINARAETLDQKPTFRPLLERRCLIPATSWFEWRKDGAVKHKTRITLPDHQPVLFAGLENGTEAVIITCAPAPSIAQIHDRMPTVIGPNHIAGWLDPANRFYTVRHMLGPVPDHVLKWSEDLPDSTKTAKQDDGQIDLF, encoded by the coding sequence ATGTGCAGCCAATACCAGCTTATCAGCGACATGAATGCGTTTCAGGCGCAATTGGCCATCGACCTTACGGATATCATTCGCAAGGAAGCATCGGATTTTCCCAATGAAACCGTCCCTGAAGATCAGGAAGAACTGGAAACAGAGACGGACGAAACCGTCTTTGAAACACTTTCAGGCATTCGCCGCCCGACCGATCCGGTGATTGTCATCCTGCCGGGGCAAAAACCCGTCTTGCGCCGCTGGGGTTTAAGCGTTGCGACACTGAACGCGCCATTGATCAATGCACGCGCCGAAACCCTTGATCAAAAGCCGACCTTTCGTCCGTTGCTGGAACGGCGTTGCCTGATCCCGGCGACAAGCTGGTTTGAATGGCGCAAGGACGGCGCGGTCAAACACAAAACCCGTATTACCCTGCCCGATCATCAGCCAGTGCTGTTTGCCGGGCTTGAAAATGGGACGGAGGCAGTAATTATCACCTGTGCCCCCGCGCCCTCGATCGCGCAGATCCATGACAGAATGCCCACCGTGATCGGACCGAACCATATCGCCGGATGGCTTGATCCCGCCAACCGGTTTTACACCGTGCGTCACATGCTGGGCCCGGTGCCCGATCATGTTCTGAAATGGTCCGAAGATTTGCCGGACAGCACCAAAACCGCCAAGCAGGACGACGGCCAGATCGATCTTTTCTGA
- a CDS encoding SDR family oxidoreductase → MNTNAPKTVVLTGASRGIGHVTVGYFAARGWRVICCSREAPPPSCPRDPAQGIHIAADLSKPEDVEFFIKQANEVLGDDPLHALVNNAGVSPKTPYKERLGCLNGDIEAWRDVFELNFFTPLTLSRGFAAALHRGKGAICNITSIAGHYVHPFAGSAYSTSKAALSGLTREMAVEFAELGVRVNAVAPGEIKTAMISPEYEALVPRIPMNRMGTPEDVAAAVHYLVGDDSSYVTGTEIFVTGGQHLY, encoded by the coding sequence ATGAATACCAATGCCCCGAAAACCGTTGTCCTGACCGGCGCAAGCCGCGGGATCGGCCATGTTACGGTCGGTTATTTTGCCGCGCGTGGCTGGCGGGTGATTTGCTGCTCGCGCGAGGCCCCGCCGCCCAGTTGCCCGCGTGATCCGGCACAAGGTATTCATATTGCCGCCGATCTTTCCAAACCCGAAGATGTCGAATTTTTCATCAAACAGGCCAACGAAGTACTGGGCGACGATCCGCTTCATGCGTTGGTGAACAATGCAGGTGTATCGCCCAAGACGCCGTATAAAGAACGGCTGGGCTGCCTGAATGGCGATATCGAGGCATGGCGTGATGTGTTCGAACTGAACTTCTTTACCCCGCTGACTTTGTCGCGCGGCTTTGCCGCTGCCCTGCACCGGGGCAAGGGGGCAATTTGCAACATTACCTCGATCGCGGGCCACTATGTCCATCCCTTTGCCGGGTCGGCTTATTCCACGTCGAAGGCCGCCCTTTCGGGGCTGACACGTGAAATGGCGGTGGAGTTTGCCGAACTGGGGGTGCGGGTTAATGCTGTCGCCCCCGGGGAAATCAAAACGGCAATGATTTCCCCTGAATACGAGGCACTGGTGCCCCGCATCCCGATGAACCGAATGGGCACCCCCGAAGACGTGGCCGCCGCCGTGCATTATCTGGTCGGCGACGACAGCAGCTATGTCACCGGCACGGAGATCTTTGTCACCGGCGGGCAGCATTTGTACTGA
- a CDS encoding GNAT family N-acetyltransferase encodes MLIRDETEADIPAIHALLANAFATAPHSQQTEHLIVDALRDKGRLSLSLVAIEDDELVGCVAFSPVKIDGQESDWFGLGPVAVNPDRQGLGIGSELIQAGIARLRINDAAGCVVLGEPDYYSRFGFAPLPDLKLEGVPDQYFMARPLIDTIPAGNVDYDPAFYIAPQH; translated from the coding sequence ATGCTTATCCGCGATGAGACAGAGGCCGATATTCCGGCAATCCACGCATTGCTGGCGAATGCGTTTGCAACCGCACCACATAGCCAGCAAACCGAACATCTGATCGTGGATGCATTGCGCGACAAGGGCCGTTTAAGCCTGTCGCTTGTGGCAATCGAAGATGACGAACTTGTCGGTTGCGTTGCCTTTTCACCGGTAAAAATCGATGGCCAAGAAAGCGACTGGTTCGGTCTTGGCCCGGTTGCGGTTAACCCCGACCGGCAGGGCTTGGGGATCGGATCAGAGTTAATCCAGGCCGGAATCGCCAGACTGCGTATCAATGATGCAGCTGGTTGCGTGGTCCTTGGCGAACCGGACTACTACAGCCGCTTTGGCTTTGCGCCCCTGCCCGATCTGAAACTGGAAGGCGTTCCCGACCAGTATTTCATGGCTCGACCGCTGATCGATACTATTCCGGCAGGAAATGTTGATTACGACCCGGCCTTTTACATCGCCCCGCAGCACTGA
- a CDS encoding aspartate aminotransferase family protein: protein MNTNATTTTIDTAPTAKGNSAASRDIASYLHPYTNLATHEKTGPHIISKGHGIYVTDDNGRDFIEGMAGLWCASLGFGENRLVKAATKQLETLPYYHTFASRSTNPAIDLAEKLLELVPVPMSKVFFANSGSEATDSAVKMVWYYHNAIGQPEKKKIISRKKGYHGVTVAAASMTGLPGNHKMFDLPIDRIIHTETPHYWREAQPGEEEEDFATRLAEQLEDLIQAEGPETIGALIAEPIMGAGGVIVPPRTYFEKVQEVLDRYDILFIADEVICGFGRTGRMFATETFRLKPDMITVAKQLSSAYQPISALFINDRIYQAAKKASDEIGTFGHGFTYSGHPVAAAVALETLKIYEEDGIIDHVRNVMSPFQKRLKDLNKFEHVGETRGRGLIGAFELVQDKCLKTPMQPVGAAGKAVVAKCMDHGVILRALGDSVAFCPPLIITEQQVHDMFDKVEAALGDWHNSLG from the coding sequence ATGAACACCAACGCCACCACCACGACAATCGATACTGCCCCGACCGCCAAAGGCAATTCCGCAGCCAGCCGCGATATCGCAAGCTATCTTCATCCCTATACCAACCTTGCCACTCACGAAAAAACCGGGCCGCATATCATTTCAAAGGGTCACGGGATTTATGTGACCGATGACAATGGCCGCGATTTTATCGAAGGCATGGCCGGTCTTTGGTGTGCGTCGCTGGGATTTGGCGAAAATCGCCTTGTGAAAGCCGCGACAAAGCAGCTTGAAACCCTGCCCTATTACCACACCTTCGCATCACGCAGCACCAACCCGGCGATTGACCTGGCCGAAAAGCTTCTGGAACTTGTACCCGTCCCTATGTCCAAGGTTTTCTTTGCCAATAGCGGATCAGAAGCAACGGATTCCGCGGTCAAGATGGTCTGGTATTATCACAATGCGATTGGCCAACCGGAAAAGAAGAAGATCATTTCGCGCAAGAAGGGCTATCACGGGGTGACGGTGGCTGCGGCCTCGATGACGGGGCTTCCGGGCAACCACAAGATGTTCGACCTGCCGATTGACCGCATCATCCATACCGAAACCCCGCATTACTGGCGCGAGGCCCAGCCCGGCGAGGAAGAGGAGGATTTCGCGACCCGTCTTGCCGAACAGCTTGAAGACCTGATTCAAGCCGAAGGCCCGGAAACCATCGGGGCGCTTATCGCCGAACCGATCATGGGAGCCGGTGGCGTGATCGTGCCGCCGCGCACCTATTTCGAAAAGGTGCAAGAAGTTCTGGACCGGTATGACATCCTGTTTATCGCTGACGAGGTCATATGCGGATTTGGCCGGACCGGACGGATGTTTGCCACCGAAACCTTCCGGCTTAAACCCGACATGATCACGGTCGCCAAGCAGCTTTCATCGGCCTATCAGCCGATTTCGGCCCTGTTCATCAATGACAGGATTTATCAGGCTGCGAAAAAGGCATCCGACGAGATCGGTACATTTGGCCACGGCTTCACCTATTCCGGCCATCCGGTCGCGGCTGCCGTTGCGCTTGAAACCCTTAAAATCTATGAGGAAGACGGCATTATCGACCATGTCCGCAATGTCATGTCGCCATTCCAGAAACGCCTCAAGGACCTCAATAAATTCGAACATGTCGGCGAAACCCGCGGACGCGGGCTGATTGGCGCATTTGAACTGGTCCAAGACAAATGCCTGAAAACACCAATGCAGCCTGTCGGTGCTGCCGGTAAGGCGGTTGTTGCAAAATGTATGGACCACGGTGTGATCCTGCGTGCACTTGGCGATAGTGTCGCCTTCTGCCCGCCGCTGATCATTACCGAACAGCAGGTCCACGATATGTTCGACAAGGTCGAAGCTGCTCTTGGGGACTGGCACAACAGCCTCGGCTGA
- a CDS encoding universal stress protein, with protein sequence MYRDILVHIDNSAPCAQRLSVALKVAKAQKAHLTGLFLLPYAEIPRFMEVQISQEIVNQQRAAMAETAKEAKRDFAKACEDAGVTFSWQETPCSAAEIADTVAMYARHHDLTVLGQYDPDSADPSSTSEMPDKAILTAGTPVLVVPYAGRFETIGERVMVAWKPYREAVRAVNDGMAFLENAKSALVLCADPNKGARDSIPVPGVDIGSRLERHGVNVRKENMNASGISVGDLLLSRAADESIDLIVCGAYGRPRLRELMMGGVTQHLLRHMTVPVLMSH encoded by the coding sequence ATGTATCGGGATATCCTTGTTCATATCGACAATTCAGCCCCTTGCGCACAACGGCTTTCGGTTGCCCTGAAGGTTGCCAAGGCGCAAAAAGCCCATCTGACCGGGCTGTTTCTTCTGCCCTATGCCGAAATTCCACGTTTCATGGAAGTTCAGATTTCTCAGGAAATCGTCAATCAGCAGCGCGCGGCCATGGCCGAAACCGCCAAGGAAGCCAAGCGCGACTTCGCAAAAGCCTGCGAAGACGCTGGTGTTACCTTCAGTTGGCAGGAAACGCCATGCTCGGCAGCCGAGATTGCCGACACGGTTGCCATGTATGCCCGCCATCATGACCTGACGGTTCTGGGCCAGTATGACCCGGACAGTGCCGATCCGTCCTCAACCTCGGAAATGCCTGACAAGGCCATTCTGACCGCTGGCACCCCGGTTCTGGTCGTCCCCTATGCCGGTCGGTTCGAAACGATTGGCGAACGCGTTATGGTTGCGTGGAAGCCGTATCGCGAAGCCGTCCGTGCGGTGAATGACGGCATGGCCTTTCTCGAAAATGCCAAATCGGCCCTCGTTCTTTGTGCCGATCCGAACAAGGGCGCCCGTGACTCCATTCCTGTTCCCGGTGTCGATATCGGTTCGCGGCTTGAACGCCACGGGGTGAATGTCCGCAAGGAGAATATGAATGCCAGCGGCATCAGCGTTGGCGATCTTCTGCTGTCGCGTGCGGCCGATGAAAGCATCGACCTGATCGTTTGCGGTGCCTATGGCCGCCCGCGCCTGCGTGAATTGATGATGGGGGGTGTGACACAGCATCTTCTGCGTCACATGACGGTGCCGGTTCTGATGTCGCACTAG
- a CDS encoding TetR/AcrR family transcriptional regulator → MTREDRNRQLLDVAWKMIHDGGTEGLSLGNLAEQAGVTKPVVYDHFGTRSGLLIALYQDYDQRQTALMDATLARSSPTLRDKASVIAASYVDCVLSQGREISGVIASLAGSPELEQVKRDYHLLFIDKCRDILSSFSPTGKIPMPRLWGFLGAAEALSYAAATGEITADQAKQELFETIIAMVSRDNHASGN, encoded by the coding sequence ATGACCCGCGAAGATCGCAACCGGCAACTTCTCGACGTTGCCTGGAAGATGATCCACGACGGCGGAACCGAGGGGCTTAGCCTTGGAAATCTTGCCGAACAGGCCGGGGTTACCAAACCGGTGGTCTATGATCATTTTGGCACCCGGTCTGGTTTGCTGATCGCGCTTTATCAGGATTACGACCAGCGCCAGACCGCATTGATGGACGCCACTCTGGCCCGAAGCAGCCCGACCTTGCGCGACAAGGCATCGGTCATCGCGGCATCCTATGTTGACTGTGTGCTGTCACAGGGACGCGAAATTTCGGGCGTGATCGCATCGCTTGCCGGATCGCCGGAACTCGAACAGGTCAAGCGGGACTATCATCTTCTGTTCATTGATAAATGCCGCGATATCCTGTCGTCTTTCAGCCCAACGGGGAAAATCCCCATGCCGCGTCTTTGGGGCTTTCTGGGTGCCGCTGAGGCCCTCTCCTATGCCGCGGCAACCGGTGAAATCACCGCCGATCAGGCAAAGCAGGAATTGTTTGAAACCATCATCGCCATGGTATCGCGTGATAACCATGCCTCCGGGAACTGA
- a CDS encoding NAD(P)H-dependent oxidoreductase, giving the protein MRALVVVAHPNSGSFSHAVANQIGKGIEDAGSEHSFELADLSEEGFDPRFNQDDIAAFEMRSPFPDDVLAEQRRIDAADTLVLVFPIYWWSMPAILKGWIDRVFSNGWAYEDIDGEKVIKKLNHLKVHLVAIGGAGLGTFARHGYFGAMKLQIHQGIFDYCGVKVATSELMLLADGNDPAEHLKKAREVGAAIPAKVTKPELDMAG; this is encoded by the coding sequence ATGCGCGCGCTTGTTGTTGTCGCCCATCCAAATTCCGGTTCGTTCAGTCATGCGGTCGCCAATCAAATTGGCAAAGGGATTGAGGATGCCGGGTCCGAACACAGTTTCGAGCTTGCCGATCTGTCGGAGGAGGGATTTGATCCGCGCTTCAATCAGGACGATATCGCGGCCTTCGAGATGAGGTCACCGTTTCCGGACGATGTGCTTGCCGAACAAAGGCGGATTGATGCCGCCGATACGCTGGTGCTGGTTTTTCCAATTTACTGGTGGTCGATGCCCGCAATCCTGAAAGGCTGGATCGATCGGGTGTTTTCAAATGGCTGGGCCTATGAGGATATTGACGGTGAAAAGGTGATCAAAAAGCTGAACCATCTGAAGGTTCATCTTGTCGCGATTGGTGGGGCAGGACTTGGCACGTTTGCCCGGCATGGATATTTCGGGGCCATGAAACTGCAAATCCATCAGGGCATTTTTGATTATTGCGGAGTGAAAGTCGCAACTTCGGAATTGATGTTGCTGGCCGACGGCAATGACCCTGCGGAGCACCTTAAAAAGGCACGCGAGGTTGGGGCGGCGATCCCGGCAAAGGTGACAAAGCCGGAATTGGATATGGCGGGATAA
- a CDS encoding orotate phosphoribosyltransferase — translation MTNETSTAHCSYAAKTVAKILLDIGAVNFRPEEAYILTSGWASPVYIDCRKLISFPRARRKVMELAARQVSDKAGYEAFDAVAGGETAGIPYSAWLADVLDLPMQYVRKKPKGFGRKARIEGDIHEGQRVLLVEDLATDGASKVNFVNAIRETGAECKHAFVVFFYGVFPNALEELKKDDIELHYLATWADVLAVAEEGEYFPKEAIEGVRAFLADPIGWSKANGGKHD, via the coding sequence ATGACCAACGAAACTTCGACCGCGCATTGCTCGTATGCCGCCAAAACCGTCGCAAAGATTTTGCTTGATATCGGGGCTGTGAATTTCCGCCCGGAAGAGGCCTATATCCTGACATCCGGCTGGGCAAGCCCGGTCTACATCGATTGCCGCAAGCTGATTTCCTTCCCGCGCGCACGCCGCAAGGTCATGGAACTTGCCGCGCGTCAGGTTTCCGACAAGGCCGGTTACGAGGCATTTGATGCGGTCGCCGGTGGTGAAACCGCGGGCATCCCCTATTCCGCTTGGCTGGCCGATGTCCTGGACCTGCCGATGCAGTATGTCCGCAAGAAGCCAAAGGGATTTGGCCGCAAGGCACGGATCGAGGGCGACATCCACGAAGGCCAGCGCGTTCTTCTGGTCGAAGACCTTGCCACCGACGGCGCATCAAAAGTCAATTTCGTCAATGCCATCCGCGAAACCGGCGCCGAATGCAAACATGCCTTTGTCGTGTTCTTCTATGGTGTGTTCCCCAACGCGCTTGAGGAACTGAAAAAGGACGACATCGAACTGCATTACCTGGCAACCTGGGCCGATGTTCTGGCCGTTGCCGAAGAAGGCGAATACTTCCCCAAAGAAGCCATCGAAGGCGTTCGGGCCTTCCTTGCTGATCCAATCGGCTGGTCAAAAGCCAATGGCGGAAAGCACGACTAA